The segment GTCAGCCTGCTCGCGGGACGCCCGGGGGTGATCCTCAGCCATGCCCTGCATGTCGGCAAGAGCTTTGCTGAGGGCCCTTTGAGAATAGACTACTCGAACGCTTCTCCGGTTGTATTCGCTCGAAAGATTTCCATGGAATCAACAACGCCAGAAGATTCCCTCACCGGAGGGTTGAATCAGGGCGTTCTTCACCGGCAGCAGAGACGCGGAGGGCGCGCATCAGTTCCACGGCTGCTTTGGCCGGGAGGTTATGAGGAGCCAAGAAAATCGAAACATCAACAGCCGGGAAGCCCTTGCGAATGAGGCGAACAGGCAATTGCTTCCGGATGATGTCAGGCCTATCGGTATTGATTTCGCGGAGCGTGTCGAAGACAATCTGGTGAATGACGTTCCGGAAGGGATAAGAGGCCAGAATGAGCATACCATCGTCCCAGACGGTGCGCTGGCGGGTGCCGGTGCACATCGCTTGGAGAACAGCACATTCGGTCCGAAGAAGGTATTCGGGAGGCTCGGGGGATGGCATGGGGGCTTCATAACATCCGACCGGGAGAAGCGTCAAACGAGGGGCGAAGGGAAGCGATGGGTGACGAGAAGGGCAGTTGCATGAAGTGCGGAGCGACAGAGGATTTGCGGCCGGATCCGAACATCGAAGGCATGTATTTCTGCGGGGAGTGCTGGAAAGAGAGGGAAAAGCTGGAGTGGGCACAAAAGCACGGATATGCCGACGAGTTCCAGGATGAGGATGGGTAGCCACGTGCGATGGGGGAAGCCGGTAGGATACCGAAACAGTGTCCGTTGACGCTCGCAGGCAGCCTCGCGCCTTTACTTTTCCCGGTCGCGCTCCTCGATCATCTCCCGCAACTTGACTTCCCCGAGCGGTTTTCCCTTGATAGCCAGGCTTTCCCGCCACTCCTCTCCAAAGCGACGGTTGAATTTCCAGTTGATTAACGCTACCACGCTCATCGAAGTCACCGCCCCCAGCGTCGCCATCGCCATATCTTTGTGTGCATCCCAGACGTCCCCCTGCGTGCCCAAGTAGGCTTGGCCGAGCTCACCGCCGAAGAGTCTGGCGGCGCCCCACTCAACCAGCTCGTAAAGCATGCTGAATGACATCGTCAGGTCCACCGGCAAGTAGTATCCCCAGAAGCCTTTCGCGCCGGCGATGCGCAGGAAGACTTCGCGGATGGGATAGGCGAGCAGCAGCCCGAACGAGAAGTGCACCAGCCGGTCGTAGTGGTTGCGCTCAAAGCCGAGCAGATCGTTCAGCCCGGTTCCGAACAGGCTTTGAAACCAGGCATCGTAAGGGACCAGCGCGTAGGTGTAGTGCGCACCAATGGTGTGCAAACAGAGGTGGATGAAGATGAGAGTGTAGGAGATGTTACTCAGGGGAAACCGCCGGAAGGTAAGAATGAGAAAGCCAACCCAAAGCACCGTCAGCACGTGCTCCAAGACCCAGTCTGTGAACACCCACGGCCGAATGGCCCAGGCCAGCCACCACGCCACATAGACTCCGAGCAGCCACCTGGGATAGCGCGGGTCATAGACAAATTTCACCAATTGCCCCCTCCCCAGGAAGCCAGTTACGGGCGGCACAGCTAGACCCTCTGCGGGGCCCGCCCCGCGCCTTTGGGCAGGGTGCGCGCCGCACGCCAGCAGCGCCACAACTCCTCGACGTAAGGAACCACCATCAGCGCGAACACCGCGCTGAAAATCCCGACGACGTAGTTCATGGGCAGAGGCAGCTGTTTCAGGCGAAGCGAGAAACTCTCTGCCGCGCTGCCGATACCCACGAGTGCGAGGAATTGGTCCCAGTGGAGACAAATGACCATCGAGACAATCATGAATGGGAGCACACCCAAATAGCTGTGCAGATGCCGCTCGACGACTAGAATCTGCCGCCGTGTCATCGCATAGTTGACATCCCAAATGGCCATTACCTCGTGCAGCAAGAAGGCGACGAGCATCGTCAGGATGACCAGTGCGTTGATGTTGAAGAACAATCCCAGCAGCATCGGGACTCCGATCAAAGTCAGCATAGTCGAGTGGATCAGGGATTCGGTCAGCCCACTCGTGATCTCAATGTTGGTCCGGCGGTGGCATAGGTAGTCGATGAAACCGAGCAGAATCCAAAAGGGAAGCAGGAAATAGAGGATAAAGTTTCTGCTGATCAGCGCCGTATCTTGCATTTCCCCCTCCTGTACGGCCTGGCTGCCCAGCCTTGCCCCTGGGCACGACGCCGGCCACTCCATCAGATAAGGTGTGAAAAGCTCGGATCCCCAGGAGCTGCCGCAGAGCACCTCCTAGCAGTAATGAGATTGAGCGACATAACCCCAGCAGGTTTAGAACCAGTATAGTCTCTTGCCGGAGCGGTGTAAAGCGCGATTCCCTGTGTTCAGATTCGATCCGCTCTACTCTTTTCTTTTTTCAGTTTCCAATTGTGTGCTCTTCGTCGGTCGGTCTGGGCATCGGGAATGCGAGCGAAACTCTGGCGCAGGCAGCGCAGAAAGCGAAGGCGTCGAGCTTGCGGTGTTTCAGCAGATGTGATCGAGGGCGGTGCGGATGTCCTCAATGATATCGTGCCAGTCTTCGAGGCCGAAGGAGATGCGAATGCCGCCGGGGTCGGTGCCGGTCTGAAGCTTCTCTTCGGCGGAAAGACCGGAGTGAGTCATGGAAAAAGGGATTTCGACAAGGGTTTTGATCTGGCCCAGGCTAACAGCGAGGGTCATGCAGTAGGAAAACTGGGCGACGTGGTTGGCAAAGCCATCGGCGGCCTTGCGGGCGGTTTCGTGGTCGCCCTTCAGGACAAAATAGAGCATGTGGCCGGGAGCAAACTTGCCGTCGTAGCTGACCATCTGGCGCCGAGCAAGATCGCGCTGGGGAAAACAATCGAGACCGGGATAGACGACGCGAGCAATCTTGGGGTGGGACTTCAAGAATTCGGCGACACGCATGGCGGTCTTTTGCTGGTTGACGATACGAGCGGCCAAAGTGGGAAGGCCGTAGACGAGAAAAGCCCAGGCAGCTTTGGGGGAGAGAACGCCACCGAAGTCGCGGCGGTACTGCATGAGCGGCACATAGAAAGGGGTGCCACCGATGACGACGCCACCCATGTCGGTGCCGAAGCCGCCGATGTTCTTGGTGAGACTGTGAACGACAAGATCGGCTCCGAGTTGGAGCGGGCGCTGGCAAAAAGGGGTAGCGAAGGTGTTATCGACAATGGTCGAGATGTGCCGGTCAGGCGGCCGCTTGGAATTGAATTCATCGACAACCTTGCGAACAGCGGAAATGTCGATCAGTTCCATGGTGGGATTGATAGGGGTTTCGAAATAGACGACGCGGGTACGGGGAGCGATGAGCTTGCGAAGCTGCGTGGGATGGAGGAGATCGCAATAGTCCACGGCAACGCGGAAGCGAGGCATCCAAAGGCGAAGGAGATTGTGGGTGCCACCATAGAGCATGCGATGAGCGAGGATGTGGTCGCCGGCTGAGATGTGGATGCCGAGAGCAGCGGAGATGGCGGCCATGCCGGAGGAGAAAGCGACGGCGCAGTCGCCGCCTTCGGCATAGGCAAGATTTTCTTCGAGCATGCCACGGGTAGGTTCGTCGTATCGGTCGTAAACGTAGATGGGATGCTTCACGCCAGGATCGAGCACAGCAGAGGGGAACTCAGAAAAACCCCTGGCGGCGCGCTCGACCGAGCTGAGACGGAAGGTGGTGCTGCTCGAAATGGGCGGGATGACGTGATGATCGTAGTCCCAACGTTTACTCTCGAAATTGCCGTGAATGAGATGAGTGCGCATGCGGTAGTCGCTCTTCTTGCCGCGACGAGTGCGGGCGGTTGTTTCCATGATGATCTCCCGGGCGAGGCTAGACGGGCGCGGAAGCAGAATAGCGCACCCGGTGCGAAAAGCAAACGGTAGCGACCTTGCACGTGGCGCTGGCTGCCGCTACAATTTTCTAAAAAAGAGATTTGGGAGCGGGGAGTGATCGAAAGCTTTCATCGGCTGCTACGGGGGGCGTTATGCGGCGAGGCAGCGGGCTGGCGCGGCTTGGCTGCACTGATGGGACCGACGGCCGGAGCCGTTGGGGCACACTACTTTCCTGGGATTTGGTCGAAGGAAGAGATGGCGGCAGAGGAGGTTCTGCTGGAACTTTACCGGAATGGGGCCAAGCGCCTCAGGGAGTTTCAGGGGACGGCCGAAAATGAGTTCTTGTTGTTCCTCAGGCAGATCATATGGGAGCTGGGGGAAGGGAAAGGAGGAGCGGGGGCGGCGGAGACGATGCGCCCGGAGCTATTTGAGAAATTGCTTGAGGGATTGGCCTATGTTCCAAGGCAAATCCTCGCGGTGAGCGCCAAGGGATACCAGACGAGGGAGATCGAAAAGATTCTAGAGATTGACAAGAAGCACGCCGAGGAGGTGATCGAGGCAGCCAAGGAAAAGCTAAGGGCGCTCGAAGGCGAGCGATATCGCGAGGATACGGTTTCCGGCGGATGGGCGGCACTGCGGGCAGCGCACGAAGAAGACAAGAAAGAAGGTTGTGTTTCTGACAAGACGTTTGTGAGAATCTCTGAGGGGCAAATCACGTGGCGAGAGAAGGAGGCCGCGGAGCAGCACATGGCGAGCTGTTTGTATTGTCTGGACCGCTGGACGAACTTTCAAGAGATGCGGATGTACTATTCGAGCCTGCCTCCGGCGGCCGACGGGTTTATAGAGAGCGTCGTTCGAAAGATGGGTTTCCCGACTCAGGAGAAGAAAAAATCGTTTTTAGCAAAGGTCAGCGGAATGCTCAAGAGATAACAGGGCGAGCTTGCGAAAAGGCCCAGGCGAATGTCAGATTCAAGATTTGCGGCTGCCGAGGGAATGCGTGATTCCGGGTGATGCGAGGGCTGAGCTGGAGCGGGAGGGAAGATGACGATTGCGAGGCAGCTTACGGTGATGCTTGAGAATCGGCCAGGGAAGCTGGCAGAACTGGCAAGCGAACTGGCGCGAGTGGCGGTAAACATCAGCGCCCTTATGTTGATTGACGTGAAGCCGGTGGGACCGGTGAGGATGGTGGTGAGCAACCCGGAAGCAGCACGGAAGGTTTGCGGCGTGCTTGGGTTGACGGTGGTGGAAGAGAACGTTCTCGCGATCAAGGTTTCTGACAAGCCGGGAGCGCTGGGGAAGATTACCCGAAAGCTGGCGGAGAAGGGAATCAACGTGGAGTATGCGTACGGCAGCATCGTAAAGGGGGCGGACCGGGCGTTGATTGTGCTGGGTGTTTCCGACTTGCCGGCGGCGGAAAAGGTACTGGGGTAGGCCAAGAAGGGCTGGAAATCAAGCCAACTCCCGGCCGATCCAGACGACCTGGCCCTGGATCAGATGGAGGACGTTACGACCCTTGAGCGAGACAGTGGTCGGGTCAAACCCGGCCGTGGGATTATCCGGGATGATCAAGAGGTGATCGGCCTCGAGTTTGCACCGCTTTAGAGTTCCCCCTTCATCCAAACTCACTGCGTAAATGTGGCGCAGAGAAGGTCGCCGGCGCTTGTCTTCGGCGCGGTCCACCAGGACCAAATCACCGGGGAAAATCGTCGGGAGCATGGAAGTCTCTCGTTTTCCGACACGAAGAAGGATGGGGCGAGAGAAGCGACGGAGGTACGCCCCAAGAAAGGCCCGCCAAGATTCCGGCTCATTCTCAATGGGGAGGGGTTGACCGGCAGCAACGGCGCCCCGGAGCAAAGGTACCTGGACGAAAGGCGAGTCGCGGAAGTCAGCGGGCGGGGGAGAGGCAGGCAGGTCGAGAAGGTCGTAGAGGGTAAGACCAAGGACCTCAGCGAGGCGCTGAGCATCGCGCCAGTGAAGACGAATCTCCCCGGCAAGGAGACGACTTATTCTGGACTGGGAACAATGCAGCCGGGAAGCGAGAGTGGTCTGGGACATGCGCTGGGCGGCAAGGCGAAGAAGGCGTTGCTCGAGGTCGGCGAATTTCACGGAAAGAGTGTATGCCAATCTGGCATAAATAGCAAGGGTATTCTTGCCAGAAAGGAATAGGGCGATCTATGCTATTCTGGCATTGACATCTATGCATAACTGGCATATAACAAAAACATGGCTGCTAACCGCACGGCATTGGATTGTTGGATAGCGGGGCAGGCGGGATTGAAGCTGACCGAACTGGCGAAAGAAGTGGGGATTAGCCAGGGGTACCTTTCGCGGTTGCGCTCGGGCAAAAGGCGACCGGGGCCGGGGCTGGCAGCAAGGTTAGCGG is part of the Candidatus Acidiferrales bacterium genome and harbors:
- a CDS encoding DUF2238 domain-containing protein, encoding MKFVYDPRYPRWLLGVYVAWWLAWAIRPWVFTDWVLEHVLTVLWVGFLILTFRRFPLSNISYTLIFIHLCLHTIGAHYTYALVPYDAWFQSLFGTGLNDLLGFERNHYDRLVHFSFGLLLAYPIREVFLRIAGAKGFWGYYLPVDLTMSFSMLYELVEWGAARLFGGELGQAYLGTQGDVWDAHKDMAMATLGAVTSMSVVALINWKFNRRFGEEWRESLAIKGKPLGEVKLREMIEERDREK
- a CDS encoding PLP-dependent transferase translates to METTARTRRGKKSDYRMRTHLIHGNFESKRWDYDHHVIPPISSSTTFRLSSVERAARGFSEFPSAVLDPGVKHPIYVYDRYDEPTRGMLEENLAYAEGGDCAVAFSSGMAAISAALGIHISAGDHILAHRMLYGGTHNLLRLWMPRFRVAVDYCDLLHPTQLRKLIAPRTRVVYFETPINPTMELIDISAVRKVVDEFNSKRPPDRHISTIVDNTFATPFCQRPLQLGADLVVHSLTKNIGGFGTDMGGVVIGGTPFYVPLMQYRRDFGGVLSPKAAWAFLVYGLPTLAARIVNQQKTAMRVAEFLKSHPKIARVVYPGLDCFPQRDLARRQMVSYDGKFAPGHMLYFVLKGDHETARKAADGFANHVAQFSYCMTLAVSLGQIKTLVEIPFSMTHSGLSAEEKLQTGTDPGGIRISFGLEDWHDIIEDIRTALDHIC
- a CDS encoding ACT domain-containing protein, yielding MTIARQLTVMLENRPGKLAELASELARVAVNISALMLIDVKPVGPVRMVVSNPEAARKVCGVLGLTVVEENVLAIKVSDKPGALGKITRKLAEKGINVEYAYGSIVKGADRALIVLGVSDLPAAEKVLG
- a CDS encoding XRE family transcriptional regulator codes for the protein MKFADLEQRLLRLAAQRMSQTTLASRLHCSQSRISRLLAGEIRLHWRDAQRLAEVLGLTLYDLLDLPASPPPADFRDSPFVQVPLLRGAVAAGQPLPIENEPESWRAFLGAYLRRFSRPILLRVGKRETSMLPTIFPGDLVLVDRAEDKRRRPSLRHIYAVSLDEGGTLKRCKLEADHLLIIPDNPTAGFDPTTVSLKGRNVLHLIQGQVVWIGRELA